The proteins below come from a single Brevundimonas sp. LM2 genomic window:
- a CDS encoding DUF6481 family protein: MRDLKQTGFSDRISTQQEAKKALLAKFKPKPTVTDPEFDRLAEKRAAEKEALRLQHEAAKAEERRIKQEREEARLAALRDSEEAVEAEKRAARKERKQLTKEEQKAARDARYAARKARR, translated from the coding sequence ATGAGAGATCTGAAACAAACCGGCTTCAGCGACCGCATCAGCACCCAGCAGGAGGCCAAGAAGGCCCTGTTGGCCAAGTTCAAGCCCAAGCCGACCGTCACCGACCCCGAGTTCGACCGCCTGGCCGAAAAGCGCGCGGCCGAGAAGGAGGCCCTGCGCCTGCAGCACGAGGCCGCCAAGGCCGAGGAGCGCCGCATCAAGCAGGAGCGCGAGGAGGCCCGCCTGGCCGCCCTGCGCGACAGCGAGGAGGCCGTCGAGGCCGAGAAGCGCGCCGCCCGCAAGGAGCGCAAGCAGCTCACCAAGGAAGAACAGAAGGCCGCCCGCGACGCGCGCTACGCCGCCCGCAAGGCGCGCCGCTAG
- a CDS encoding sensor histidine kinase, with translation MTASPIDRPSWAEGERLQTLRAYGILDTPREAAFDDIAALIAGIFDAPIAVVNLIDEGRQWFKAEVGLGVRETPLDTSFCAHALLETDGMVVADATKDPRFACNPLVTGETSLRFYAGRLLKTADGVPLGTLCVLDTKVRPEPPTALQMQALDTLARQVMAQFDLRLAVREREQGLADLAESEAKFRAIADSLPQMVWSTRPDGFHDYYNARWYEFTGVPAGSTDGEGWNGMFHPDDQDRAWAAWQQSLQTGDLYEIEYRLRRADGIYRWTLGRATPIRNAEGTITRWFGTCTDIDDLKKMEQGKDLLSQELSHRIKNIFAVISALIALSAREYPEAKAFAGAVRNRIGALARAHEFVRPHSEVSRPTVGDTTLHTFLGALFQPYSDNAGRPRVLIDGEDAVFDDQAATSVALLFHELATNAAKYGALSREDGRVLLNTRAEQERFILRWTEVGGPPVTGVPARAGFGTSLATLSVEGQLGGRLERKWLSEGLVVEANLPATALSRRRAALKLS, from the coding sequence TTGACCGCTTCCCCGATAGATCGTCCGTCCTGGGCCGAAGGCGAGCGTCTCCAGACCTTACGCGCCTACGGTATTCTGGACACGCCGCGCGAGGCGGCGTTCGACGACATCGCGGCGCTGATCGCGGGGATCTTCGATGCGCCGATCGCGGTGGTGAACCTGATCGACGAGGGCCGTCAGTGGTTCAAGGCCGAGGTGGGGCTGGGCGTGCGCGAGACGCCGCTGGACACCTCGTTCTGCGCCCACGCCCTGCTGGAGACGGACGGCATGGTGGTGGCGGACGCCACGAAGGATCCCCGTTTCGCCTGCAATCCCCTGGTCACCGGTGAGACCAGCCTGCGGTTCTACGCCGGCCGGTTGCTGAAGACGGCCGACGGCGTGCCGCTGGGGACGCTGTGCGTGCTCGACACCAAGGTCCGGCCCGAGCCGCCGACGGCGCTGCAGATGCAGGCGCTCGACACCCTGGCGCGCCAGGTGATGGCTCAGTTCGACCTGCGTCTTGCGGTGCGGGAGCGGGAACAGGGCCTGGCCGACCTGGCCGAGAGCGAGGCCAAGTTTCGGGCCATCGCCGACTCCCTGCCGCAGATGGTGTGGTCGACTCGTCCGGACGGCTTTCACGACTACTACAACGCGCGCTGGTACGAGTTCACGGGCGTTCCGGCCGGATCGACCGACGGTGAGGGCTGGAACGGCATGTTCCACCCCGACGACCAGGACCGGGCCTGGGCCGCGTGGCAGCAATCGCTGCAGACGGGCGACCTGTACGAGATCGAATACCGTCTGCGCCGGGCCGACGGCATCTATCGCTGGACCCTGGGACGGGCCACGCCGATCCGTAACGCGGAGGGGACGATCACCCGCTGGTTCGGCACCTGCACCGACATCGACGACCTGAAGAAGATGGAGCAGGGCAAGGATCTGCTCAGCCAGGAACTGAGCCACCGGATCAAGAACATCTTCGCGGTGATCTCGGCGCTGATCGCCCTGTCCGCGCGCGAGTATCCGGAAGCTAAGGCCTTCGCCGGCGCGGTCCGGAACCGGATCGGCGCCCTGGCCCGCGCCCACGAATTCGTGCGGCCGCATTCCGAGGTTTCCCGCCCGACGGTGGGGGACACCACTTTGCACACCTTCCTCGGCGCGCTGTTCCAGCCCTATTCCGACAACGCCGGGCGGCCCCGCGTGCTGATCGACGGCGAGGACGCCGTCTTCGACGATCAGGCCGCCACCTCCGTGGCCCTGCTGTTCCACGAGTTGGCCACCAATGCTGCCAAATACGGCGCATTGTCGCGCGAAGACGGGCGTGTCCTTTTGAACACGCGGGCCGAACAAGAGCGGTTCATCCTGCGCTGGACCGAGGTCGGAGGCCCGCCGGTGACCGGCGTGCCCGCCCGCGCGGGCTTCGGCACCTCGCTGGCCACGCTTTCCGTCGAGGGTCAGTTGGGCGGCCGGCTGGAACGAAAATGGCTTTCGGAGGGTTTGGTGGTGGAAGCAAACCTTCCGGCCACGGCGCTTTCAAGACGTCGTGCGGCGCTCAAACTTTCCTAA
- a CDS encoding cell wall hydrolase codes for MFHPSQSRAISRADRVARIRPTTAAAVVGGVLGLAIGCAYLGGTVARTTTIRAQAERIEGATSAGFTEEALAAAAGGLDASALAIARRHDPYTVAGSAQRDRQAELLTARLEQLRPNAATGDLRRANLTELAGAARPFHLGNALDESRDLECLTQAAYYEARGEGADGMRAVAQVVLNRARHPAFPNSVCGVVFQGAGRRVGCQFSFTCDGSMRAPVNRAAWNRARTVASAALSGRVYVGVGNATHFHTTGVSPSWRNALLRVNQVGTHVFYRFGGRAGSSRSFAYQTRPSTGGEMQNAVYAGIDPANTLRQAGQAIAYSAVVAQENLSSPAAQDRPTETPAPTVKPVELAVPVAAATSPVPAPSPAAPTT; via the coding sequence TTGTTCCATCCCTCGCAGTCGCGTGCGATCTCGCGCGCCGATCGTGTGGCCCGGATCCGGCCCACGACGGCGGCGGCGGTGGTCGGCGGTGTGCTGGGGCTGGCGATCGGCTGTGCCTATCTGGGGGGAACGGTCGCCCGCACGACCACCATCCGCGCCCAGGCCGAGCGGATCGAGGGGGCCACCTCGGCCGGCTTCACCGAAGAGGCCCTGGCCGCCGCCGCCGGGGGGCTGGACGCCAGCGCCCTGGCCATCGCCCGTCGCCATGATCCCTACACCGTGGCCGGGTCCGCGCAGCGCGACCGCCAGGCCGAGTTGCTGACGGCCCGCCTCGAGCAACTTCGCCCCAACGCCGCCACCGGCGATCTGCGCCGCGCCAACCTGACCGAACTGGCCGGTGCCGCCCGTCCCTTCCATCTTGGCAATGCGCTGGACGAGAGCCGCGATCTGGAATGCCTGACCCAGGCCGCCTACTACGAAGCCCGGGGCGAAGGGGCCGACGGCATGCGCGCCGTGGCCCAGGTCGTCCTGAACCGCGCGCGCCACCCCGCCTTCCCCAACAGCGTCTGCGGCGTGGTGTTCCAGGGGGCCGGCCGTCGCGTCGGCTGCCAGTTCAGCTTCACCTGCGACGGCTCGATGCGCGCGCCGGTCAATCGCGCCGCCTGGAACCGGGCCCGCACGGTGGCCTCGGCCGCCCTGTCCGGCCGCGTCTATGTGGGCGTCGGCAACGCCACCCATTTCCACACCACCGGCGTCTCGCCCTCGTGGCGGAACGCGCTGCTGCGGGTCAACCAGGTCGGCACCCACGTCTTCTACCGCTTCGGCGGCCGCGCGGGATCCAGCCGGTCCTTCGCCTACCAGACCCGCCCGTCGACCGGCGGCGAGATGCAGAACGCTGTCTATGCCGGGATCGACCCGGCCAACACCCTGCGTCAGGCGGGTCAGGCGATCGCCTACAGCGCCGTCGTCGCGCAGGAAAACCTGTCGTCGCCCGCCGCGCAGGACAGGCCGACCGAGACGCCCGCCCCGACCGTCAAGCCGGTTGAACTGGCCGTCCCGGTCGCGGCCGCGACGTCACCGGTGCCCGCCCCTTCGCCGGCTGCCCCGACGACCTAG
- a CDS encoding Dps family protein, which yields MTATIDTGLSKAERANVTQELSKVLADSFAVYMKTHGYHWNVRGPEFFTYHNLLEQQYRDIWDALDDIAERIRALGEFAPQSHSAFANLTSIKDGDPEKDASAMLSELMKDHETVIATCRTALTAADDDGDDVSVDLLTQRLAAHEKFAWMLRSTLGGR from the coding sequence ATGACCGCCACCATCGACACCGGCCTGTCCAAGGCCGAACGCGCCAATGTCACCCAGGAGCTCAGCAAGGTCCTGGCCGACAGCTTCGCGGTCTACATGAAGACGCACGGCTACCACTGGAACGTGCGGGGGCCGGAGTTCTTCACCTACCACAACCTGCTGGAGCAGCAGTACCGCGACATCTGGGACGCTCTGGACGACATCGCCGAGCGGATCCGGGCCCTGGGCGAGTTCGCGCCCCAGTCGCATTCGGCCTTCGCCAACCTGACCTCGATCAAGGACGGCGACCCCGAGAAGGACGCCTCGGCCATGCTGAGCGAGCTGATGAAGGACCACGAGACGGTCATCGCCACCTGCCGCACGGCCCTGACGGCGGCGGACGACGATGGCGACGACGTCTCGGTCGACCTGCTGACCCAGCGTCTGGCCGCGCACGAGAAGTTCGCCTGGATGCTGCGTTCGACCCTGGGCGGCCGCTAG
- a CDS encoding cell wall hydrolase has translation MNAFLATPIDWNRVKTRVRRYAAAMPAALAALGVAMAAGSTVRSDTDRMAEAVARVTGGDLTPRGLAALSARMDPAQIALADRFDPNARHIMLLGLTPGWESLTLAGKPSLDLGTHGLEAQRLNASMPTAMGSLRPAQPFVFNTASPADRQRALRCLTQGVYYEAALESTAGQEAVAQVILNRVRDPNYPNTVCGVVFEGAERTTGCQFSFTCDGALSQAPVGWAWERARSVAERALAGHVQTQVGTATHYHADYVYPWWSPTLAKITQIGAHIFYRWKGLPGETAAFRQRYSGREPVIDEARFSRPRLITPPTLLAEAGDLSPADAAILAAGGANLRTVEIDGHSRVVGVASLGGRRPGTAEEIAAINARLATLETAPAAAESAPGVASGDAGIARMEVEEVGRPAG, from the coding sequence ATGAACGCATTCCTCGCCACGCCGATCGACTGGAACCGGGTGAAGACCCGCGTCCGTCGCTATGCGGCGGCGATGCCGGCGGCCCTTGCGGCCCTGGGCGTGGCCATGGCGGCGGGATCGACGGTGCGGTCCGATACCGATCGGATGGCCGAGGCGGTCGCGCGCGTCACGGGGGGCGACCTGACCCCACGCGGGCTGGCCGCCCTGTCGGCGCGGATGGACCCGGCGCAGATCGCCCTGGCCGATCGCTTCGACCCGAACGCGCGCCACATCATGCTGCTGGGTCTGACGCCGGGCTGGGAGAGCCTGACCCTGGCGGGCAAGCCGTCGCTGGACCTGGGGACCCATGGCCTGGAGGCCCAGCGGCTGAACGCGTCCATGCCCACGGCCATGGGCTCGCTGCGCCCGGCCCAGCCCTTCGTCTTCAACACCGCGAGTCCCGCCGACCGCCAACGCGCGCTGCGCTGCCTGACCCAGGGCGTCTATTACGAGGCCGCGTTGGAAAGCACCGCCGGTCAGGAGGCGGTGGCCCAGGTCATCCTGAACCGCGTGCGCGATCCCAACTATCCGAACACCGTCTGCGGCGTGGTCTTCGAAGGCGCCGAGCGCACCACCGGCTGCCAGTTCAGCTTCACCTGCGACGGGGCCCTCTCGCAGGCTCCGGTCGGCTGGGCCTGGGAGCGGGCCCGAAGCGTGGCCGAACGCGCCCTGGCCGGACACGTCCAGACCCAGGTGGGCACGGCGACCCATTATCATGCGGACTACGTCTACCCCTGGTGGTCGCCGACCCTGGCCAAGATCACCCAGATCGGGGCGCACATCTTCTATCGCTGGAAGGGCCTTCCCGGCGAGACCGCCGCCTTTCGACAGCGCTACAGCGGACGCGAGCCGGTGATCGACGAGGCGCGCTTCTCGCGGCCCCGCCTGATCACTCCACCGACCCTGCTGGCCGAGGCCGGCGACCTGAGCCCGGCCGATGCGGCCATCCTGGCGGCGGGCGGCGCCAATCTGCGCACCGTGGAGATCGACGGACACAGCCGCGTGGTGGGGGTGGCCAGCCTGGGCGGACGCCGTCCCGGAACCGCCGAGGAAATCGCCGCGATCAATGCCCGTCTGGCCACCTTGGAGACCGCCCCGGCCGCGGCCGAGTCCGCGCCCGGCGTCGCGTCGGGAGACGCCGGCATCGCCCGGATGGAGGTCGAGGAAGTCGGTCGCCCGGCCGGTTGA
- the nadA gene encoding quinolinate synthase NadA, which yields MVVSLQLDRKIAEETAPVWAKVKEFVTPMEWPDQARLISEINALKRERDAVILAHNYMVPEIFHGVGDYVGDSLGLAKEAAKSSARVIVQAGVHFMAETSKILSPDKTVLIPDLKAGCSLAEAITGADVRLIKQRYPGLPVVTYVNTTADVKAETDICCTSANAVQVVEWAAKEWGVDKVILIPDEFLARNVAAQTNVGIIAWKGRCIVHERFRAADIEEMRQAYPGAEILAHPECPEDVLAAADFAGSTAAMTDYITAKKPKQVVLITECSMAANIKGDVPEVSFIGPCNLCPYMKRITLTNIRDALRDMQFEVTVPEAMIAPAALAVQRMIDLPPPLVPARYDMIKARHHVSVELI from the coding sequence TTGGTCGTCAGTCTGCAGCTGGATCGCAAGATCGCCGAGGAGACCGCGCCGGTCTGGGCCAAGGTCAAGGAGTTCGTCACCCCGATGGAGTGGCCGGATCAGGCGCGGCTGATTTCCGAGATCAACGCCCTGAAACGCGAGCGCGACGCGGTCATCCTGGCGCACAACTACATGGTGCCCGAGATCTTCCACGGGGTCGGCGACTATGTCGGCGACAGCCTGGGCCTGGCCAAGGAGGCGGCCAAGTCGAGCGCCAGGGTCATCGTCCAGGCCGGCGTGCACTTCATGGCCGAGACCTCCAAGATCCTGAGCCCGGACAAGACCGTGCTGATCCCCGACCTGAAGGCCGGCTGTTCGCTGGCCGAGGCGATCACGGGCGCGGACGTGCGGCTGATCAAGCAGCGCTATCCGGGCCTGCCGGTCGTGACCTATGTGAACACCACGGCCGATGTGAAGGCCGAGACCGACATCTGCTGCACCAGCGCCAACGCCGTTCAGGTGGTCGAATGGGCGGCCAAGGAATGGGGCGTCGACAAGGTCATCCTGATCCCCGACGAGTTCCTGGCCCGGAACGTGGCGGCGCAGACGAACGTCGGCATCATCGCCTGGAAGGGACGCTGCATCGTCCATGAGCGGTTCCGTGCCGCCGACATCGAGGAGATGCGTCAGGCCTATCCGGGGGCCGAGATCCTGGCCCACCCTGAGTGCCCGGAGGACGTGCTGGCCGCCGCCGACTTCGCCGGATCGACCGCCGCGATGACGGACTACATCACCGCCAAGAAGCCGAAACAGGTGGTGCTGATCACCGAATGCTCGATGGCCGCCAACATCAAGGGCGACGTGCCCGAGGTCAGCTTCATCGGCCCGTGCAACCTGTGCCCCTATATGAAGCGGATCACCCTGACGAACATCCGCGACGCCCTGCGCGACATGCAGTTCGAGGTCACGGTGCCGGAGGCGATGATCGCGCCGGCGGCCCTGGCCGTGCAGCGGATGATCGACCTGCCGCCGCCGCTGGTGCCCGCGCGCTACGACATGATCAAGGCCCGGCACCATGTGTCGGTGGAACTGATATGA
- the nadC gene encoding carboxylating nicotinate-nucleotide diphosphorylase gives MVPRLPDILILPIVRAALAEDLGRAGDVTAAACIPERARMRAVFAARKPGVLAGIDCVRLSLLEMDPGASIDLRMADGDAFEAGAVLAEVEAGARAFLSAERTALNLLGRLCGVATLTRAYVEAVEGTGARIADTRKTTPGLRALEKHAVRCGGGVNHRFGLDDAILIKDNHIAVCGGVEAAVRAARAHVGHLMKIEVEVDGLDQLDIALALVAAGGGPDVIMLDNFDPAMLTEAVRRTRAGGHPVVLEASGGVNLSTVRRVAETGVDVISVGALTHSAPVLDIGLDAV, from the coding sequence ATGGTCCCCCGCCTTCCCGACATCCTGATCCTGCCGATCGTGCGCGCCGCCCTGGCCGAGGACCTGGGGCGGGCGGGCGATGTGACCGCGGCGGCCTGTATCCCCGAGCGCGCGCGGATGCGTGCGGTCTTCGCGGCGCGCAAGCCGGGCGTGCTGGCGGGGATCGACTGTGTGCGGCTGAGCCTGCTGGAGATGGATCCCGGGGCCTCCATTGACCTGCGCATGGCGGACGGCGACGCCTTCGAGGCCGGGGCGGTGCTGGCCGAGGTCGAGGCGGGTGCGCGGGCCTTCCTGTCGGCGGAGCGGACGGCGCTGAACCTGCTGGGCCGGCTGTGCGGCGTCGCCACCCTGACGCGGGCCTATGTCGAGGCGGTCGAGGGGACGGGGGCGCGGATCGCGGACACCCGCAAGACCACACCAGGGCTGCGGGCGCTGGAGAAGCACGCGGTGCGCTGCGGCGGCGGGGTCAATCACCGTTTCGGCCTGGATGACGCCATCCTGATCAAGGACAACCACATCGCCGTCTGCGGCGGGGTCGAGGCGGCGGTCCGCGCCGCCCGCGCCCACGTCGGTCACCTGATGAAGATCGAGGTCGAGGTGGACGGGCTGGACCAGCTGGACATCGCCCTGGCCCTGGTCGCGGCGGGCGGGGGACCGGACGTGATCATGCTGGACAATTTCGACCCGGCGATGCTGACCGAGGCGGTGCGGCGCACGCGCGCCGGCGGGCACCCCGTGGTGCTGGAGGCCTCCGGAGGCGTCAATCTGTCGACGGTGCGCCGGGTCGCCGAGACCGGCGTCGATGTGATCTCGGTGGGGGCGCTGACCCATTCGGCCCCGGTGCTCGACATCGGGCTGGACGCCGTCTGA
- a CDS encoding response regulator has product MTARILIIEDEALVAMELRFVLEDLGHEVIATVADARAARDVARETVIDLALVDIHLQDGPTGIELGRELGQDMGVSVLFMTANPGMVRDGVAGTIGVLTKPSDERAVQTAVDYALRRREGRPVEYAPPELRLFG; this is encoded by the coding sequence ATGACCGCGCGTATCCTGATCATCGAGGACGAAGCCCTGGTGGCCATGGAACTCCGCTTCGTGCTGGAGGATCTGGGTCACGAGGTGATCGCCACCGTCGCGGACGCGCGTGCGGCGCGCGACGTGGCGCGCGAGACGGTGATCGATCTCGCGCTGGTGGACATCCACCTGCAGGACGGGCCGACCGGCATCGAGCTGGGACGCGAGCTGGGTCAGGACATGGGCGTAAGCGTTCTGTTCATGACCGCCAATCCCGGGATGGTGCGCGATGGGGTCGCAGGCACGATCGGCGTGCTGACCAAGCCGAGCGACGAGCGCGCCGTGCAGACCGCGGTCGACTACGCCCTGCGCCGCCGCGAGGGCCGCCCGGTGGAGTACGCACCGCCCGAGCTGCGGTTGTTTGGTTGA
- a CDS encoding metalloprotease — protein MSETGPWGSRDGRVVTPVAPVATAVPASSPGAPNIDKGQSLPWAIASTLLLGGFIWLATGSGIVAVAALFGLFVHEYGHVLAMNRLGMGPAKIYIIPFLGGMARGQRNPVSEWHGVLVALAGPAFGLLAVLPAVGVWLATGDDAWMLGAFFIAMINLVNLAPAPPLDGSKALGPVLARIDPMVEKAALIAMGALAVWWGVSTGRWILAVFLGIAVFGSLQRGAWRPGEQKLTWGEAGKSLALFLITAAACGAAALGVLLPIADGSPTQALSIAARFIGFDR, from the coding sequence ATGAGCGAGACAGGCCCGTGGGGTTCGCGCGACGGACGGGTGGTTACGCCGGTCGCCCCGGTCGCGACGGCGGTGCCCGCCTCCAGCCCCGGCGCGCCGAACATCGACAAGGGGCAGAGCCTGCCCTGGGCCATCGCCTCGACCCTGCTGCTGGGCGGATTTATCTGGCTGGCGACCGGCAGCGGGATCGTGGCGGTGGCCGCGCTGTTCGGCCTGTTCGTGCACGAATACGGCCATGTGCTGGCGATGAACCGGCTGGGGATGGGGCCCGCCAAGATCTACATCATCCCCTTCCTGGGCGGGATGGCGCGGGGGCAGCGGAACCCGGTCAGCGAGTGGCACGGGGTGCTGGTCGCCCTGGCCGGTCCGGCCTTCGGCCTGCTGGCCGTGCTGCCGGCCGTCGGGGTCTGGCTGGCGACGGGCGACGACGCCTGGATGCTGGGGGCCTTCTTCATCGCCATGATCAACCTGGTCAACCTGGCCCCCGCGCCGCCGCTGGACGGCTCCAAGGCCCTGGGGCCGGTGCTGGCGCGGATCGATCCGATGGTCGAGAAGGCCGCCCTGATCGCCATGGGGGCCTTGGCCGTCTGGTGGGGCGTGTCGACCGGGCGCTGGATCCTGGCCGTCTTCCTGGGCATCGCCGTGTTCGGCTCGCTGCAGCGCGGAGCCTGGAGACCGGGTGAGCAGAAGCTGACCTGGGGCGAGGCGGGCAAGTCGCTGGCCCTGTTCCTGATCACCGCCGCCGCCTGCGGCGCGGCCGCCCTGGGCGTGCTGCTGCCGATCGCGGACGGATCCCCGACGCAGGCCCTGTCCATCGCCGCCCGCTTCATCGGCTTCGACCGATGA
- a CDS encoding L-aspartate oxidase, translating to MSRIVHDGPLIIGGGLAGLSVALSAAPRPVLVISPAPLLEAASSAWAQGGVAAALSKDDAPALHLKDTEAAGAGLVDHHAAEILTDEGRATVEWLASLGAPFDRDPEGQFFVSLEAAHSMPRVARVGGDGAGRAILSALVASVRAADHITVWEDARLRALIQDATGRVRGAVIEHPSGRLVEVLAPAVVLATGGAGGLFGATTTPTALKGEGMALAWAAGAEILDPEFVQFHPTAIDVGLDPMPLATEALRGEGARLIDRDGHFLLGEAPDADLKARDIVARAVHAARAAGRGALLDATKAIGAHFPSEFPAVFAACTAAGLDPRVTPIPVAAAAHYHMGGIAADPDGHTGLAGLFAVGECAATGVHGANRLASNSLLEAAAFGRRTGRAAALETGVSGPVVVGAVVDDLPDAAMLELRTGMSAHCGVVRDGEGLHRQIALIDRLEALHGAPPALVAARLIVEAALARHESRGGHYRSDYPDTATVARHTRLIKPEVAAPFRRVAVGA from the coding sequence ATGAGTCGCATCGTTCACGACGGGCCGCTGATCATCGGCGGCGGGCTGGCCGGTCTGTCGGTGGCGCTCTCGGCGGCCCCGAGGCCCGTGCTGGTCATCAGCCCGGCCCCCCTGCTGGAGGCGGCGTCCAGCGCCTGGGCCCAGGGCGGGGTGGCGGCGGCGCTGTCGAAGGACGATGCCCCGGCGCTGCACCTGAAGGACACCGAGGCGGCCGGGGCCGGCCTGGTCGACCATCACGCGGCCGAGATCCTGACCGACGAAGGGCGCGCGACCGTCGAATGGCTGGCCTCGCTGGGGGCCCCGTTCGACCGCGACCCCGAGGGCCAGTTCTTCGTCAGCCTGGAAGCGGCCCACTCCATGCCGCGCGTGGCCCGGGTCGGCGGCGACGGCGCCGGGCGGGCCATCCTGTCGGCCCTGGTCGCCTCGGTGCGGGCGGCGGATCACATCACGGTGTGGGAAGACGCGCGGCTGCGGGCCCTGATCCAGGATGCGACCGGCCGCGTGCGTGGCGCGGTGATCGAGCATCCGAGCGGGCGTCTGGTCGAGGTTCTGGCCCCGGCCGTGGTCCTTGCGACCGGCGGGGCGGGCGGGCTGTTCGGGGCGACGACGACGCCGACCGCGCTGAAGGGCGAGGGCATGGCCCTGGCCTGGGCGGCGGGGGCCGAGATCCTGGATCCTGAGTTCGTGCAGTTCCACCCCACCGCCATCGACGTCGGGCTGGACCCCATGCCGCTGGCGACCGAGGCGCTGCGGGGCGAGGGGGCGCGGCTGATCGATCGCGACGGGCATTTCCTGCTGGGCGAAGCCCCGGACGCGGACCTGAAGGCGCGCGATATCGTGGCGCGGGCCGTCCATGCCGCGCGGGCGGCGGGGCGCGGGGCCCTGCTGGACGCCACCAAGGCCATCGGGGCGCATTTCCCGAGCGAGTTTCCGGCCGTCTTCGCCGCCTGCACGGCCGCCGGGCTGGATCCGCGCGTGACCCCGATCCCGGTGGCGGCGGCGGCCCACTATCACATGGGCGGGATCGCGGCCGATCCGGATGGCCACACCGGCCTGGCCGGCCTGTTCGCCGTCGGCGAATGCGCGGCGACGGGGGTGCACGGCGCCAACCGGCTGGCGTCCAACTCCCTGCTGGAGGCGGCGGCCTTCGGGCGGCGGACGGGGCGGGCGGCCGCGCTGGAGACGGGCGTCAGCGGACCCGTCGTCGTCGGGGCGGTCGTCGACGACCTGCCGGATGCGGCGATGCTGGAGCTGCGGACCGGGATGAGCGCGCACTGCGGTGTGGTGCGGGACGGCGAGGGTCTGCACCGTCAGATCGCTCTCATCGATCGGCTGGAAGCCCTGCACGGGGCCCCACCCGCCCTGGTGGCGGCGCGGCTGATCGTCGAGGCGGCCCTGGCCCGGCACGAGAGCCGGGGCGGCCACTATCGCAGCGACTATCCGGACACCGCCACCGTGGCGCGGCATACGCGGTTGATCAAACCTGAGGTTGCAGCGCCTTTTCGCCGGGTGGCGGTTGGGGCATAG
- a CDS encoding Uma2 family endonuclease codes for MEASEARDGVEEGARRFLFDFDAYERMAELGVFDDKPGRVELIEGVIVDMAPAGMEHARVNSDLLVRLHVAVAAKAIAGFDVVSNATLRIDDRNAPEPDVLVARRPADGKYYRGEDAVLVIEVSVSTQDADRKVKVPLYARAGIPELWIVMPETRSVRIYRGPRRDGQWDSEVTVQTEALQPLFAPEIEIALTEIFGR; via the coding sequence ATGGAAGCGAGCGAGGCCAGGGACGGCGTGGAAGAGGGTGCGCGTCGCTTCCTCTTCGACTTCGACGCCTATGAGCGCATGGCCGAGCTGGGCGTGTTCGACGACAAGCCCGGCCGCGTCGAGCTGATCGAGGGGGTGATCGTCGACATGGCTCCGGCTGGAATGGAACACGCCAGGGTCAACAGCGATCTTCTGGTCCGCCTGCACGTCGCCGTCGCAGCGAAGGCGATCGCCGGGTTCGACGTCGTCTCGAACGCGACTCTGCGGATCGACGACCGGAATGCGCCGGAGCCCGACGTCCTCGTGGCGCGACGCCCGGCCGACGGAAAATACTATCGCGGCGAGGATGCCGTCCTGGTGATCGAGGTTTCGGTCTCGACGCAGGATGCCGATCGCAAGGTCAAGGTTCCCCTTTATGCGCGTGCCGGTATCCCCGAACTGTGGATCGTCATGCCGGAGACGCGCTCGGTGCGGATCTATCGGGGGCCGCGCCGCGATGGGCAGTGGGACAGCGAGGTGACCGTGCAGACAGAGGCCCTTCAACCGTTGTTCGCGCCGGAGATCGAGATCGCCTTGACCGAAATCTTCGGCCGTTGA